The genome window ACCCTGCTCGGCCGCGGCAAGCGCATCGCGCACGCCGGGCGCGCCCGCGTCGAGGAGATCCTGCGCCTGTACCGCGAGGACCTGCCGGCCTTCGTGGCCTACAACCGCGAGGACGCGGTGCTGGTGCTCGACATCCTCGAACGCGAGTCACTGCTCGAGCTGGCGATCGAACGCAGCCTGTTGTGCGGCATGCAGCTCGACCGCGTGGGCGCGAGCATCGCCTCGTTCGACCTGTTGTATCTGCCCGAGCTGCGCCGCCGCGGGCGCGTGGCGCCCTCGGTGAACCGCAGCGAGCCGGTCACCGGCTCGCCCGTGTCGGGCGGCGCGGTCATGGACTCGCACCCCGGGGTGTTCCGCAACGTGGCGGTGTTCGATTTCAAGAGCCTGTACCCGAGCCTCATGCGCACCTTCAACCTGGACCCGCTGGCGCACGCGGTCGCGTCCGAGGGCGACTCACTCGCCGCCCCCAACGGCGCGCGTTTCTCGCGCCGCGAGGCGATCCTGCCCGAGGTGCTGGCGCGCTTCGCCGTGCGCCGCGAAGAGGCCAAGCGCCGCGGCGACCGCCACGCCGATCTCGCGATCAAGATCATGATGAACGCCATGATCGGCGTGCTCGGCGCGCCCTCGGGCCGCTTCTTCGACCCCGAGGTCGCGAACGCGGTCACGGGCTTCGGCCGGCTCATGCTCGAGCGCACGCGGCGGGCCTTCGAAGCCGCGGGCGCGCGCGTGCTCTACGGCGACACCGACTCGGTGTTCGTGCAGGTCGACGAGTCACTCGCGGTCGAGGGCGCCTACCGGGCGGCCGAGGCCCTGCGCGCGCGGGTCCAGGCCGAGCTCAGTGAGTCGATCCGCCGCGAGTGGTCGGTCGAGCCGCGGCTCGAGCTCGAGCTGGAGCACGTCTTCGAGCGCTTCTTCCAGCCCGCGCTGCGCGGCGGCACGCAGGGCAGCAAGAAGCGCTATGCGGGTCTGGTGAAGGGCAGCGTGCACGTGGTGGGTCTCGAGGCGGTGCGGCGGGACTGGCCCGAGGTCGGCCGCCGGCTGCAGCGCGGCATGCTCGAGCGGCTGTTTCGCGACGAGCCGGTCGCGCCGTTCGTGCGCGAGACGGTCGCCGACCTGCTCGCAGGCCGCCTCGATCACGAGCTCGTGATCCGCAAGGGACTGCGCAAGGGCGCGGTCGAGCGCTACACCGCGGCCACGCCGCCGCACGTCGAGGCCGCGCGCAAGGCCGGGCCGGGCGTCGGCCGGGTCGTGCACTACGTGCAGACGCGCGGCGGGCCCGAGCCGGTGGAGCCCGAGGGCGCGCTGCCCCGGGACGTCGACCGCGCGCACTACGTGGACAAGGTCGTGCGGCCGATCGCGCAGGCGATCCTGGCGCAGCTCGGCCAGGATTTCGACGAAGTCACCGACCAGCCGCGCCAGCTGGCGCTCTTGTGAGTCGCGCGCGAGTCAGTCGCGCGTGAGCCGGCGCAGGTCGAAGATCGACACGCCGTCGCTGGTCTCGACCTTGGCCACCAGGTCGTGCTCGCCGGCGGCGATCGGCACGTCGAGCTCCGCCTCGGACTTGCCCTCGAAGCCGGCCAGCGCCTTCTTCTGGCCGTCGAGCGCGATCCAGCCGTCGCGCAGGCCGCCGGCCGCGTGAGCGCGCAGGGCGACGTCGGTCGGGCGTTCGTCGAGCACCACTTCGGGCAGGGTGTAGCGCGCGCTCTGGGCGGGAATGGGCACGTCGACCCGGCGCTGAGCCCACGGGCCGATCTGCGCGATCGAGATGGTCTTGGGCTGCGCGGGCAGCGGCAGGTCGAAGTCCTGGGTCGCTCCGGGCTCGAGCTTCTCGAGCGAGCGCGTCGCGCCCGGCACCGCCACGGTGAGTGAGCTGGCGCGGTGCGCGCTCTTGTTGGTGAGCCGCACCCGCGCCTCGTCGGGCGAGGTGCGCTGCACCTCGATCTCCAGGTCGACGGGCCGCGAGGCGACCTCGAGCACGATGCGCTGCTTGCCCAGCGGCCGGTCGCCGCTGGCCGCCAGCACGTCGACCGGGTGGTGCGCCACCGAGATGCCGTCCGGCGGAGTCAGCTCGAACTCGCCCGAGCGGCTCTCGCCCGCCTTCAAGGTGCCCATGGCCGCGAGCTGATTGTCGAGATACTCGGCGTTGCCCGACAGCGCGATCCACAGGTCGGGAATGTCGAAGTTGTTCGGGTTGGTGACGGTGAGCTTGAGCTTGCCCGTCTCGCCGGCGCGGAACGAGCTCGCGCTGCTCTTGATCTCGAGTGGCTTGGGCAGCGGCTGGTCGCCCTCGGCCCGGTGCGCGACCCACGGCACCTGGAACTTGGCCAGGTCGGCCGCGATGCCCTGGTACGCGAGCTTGCGCACCTCGGCCAGCGCCTCGGGGCGCGGCTTGCGCAAGAGCACGGCGCCCGCGTCGACCGGGAACGAGTCCTCCTCGCCCGTGCCGCGCAGATACGGGATCGCCCCCGCGGGCACGTCGGCCAGCGGCGCGAGCGAGGCTTTGGCCACCGGGAACAGCGGCACGTCGGGCGGGATGCCCTTCTCGTTGATCGCGCGGTCGCCCGACAGGAGATACTCGGCGACCGTCAGCTTCAAGAGGTTCTCGTCCGGAAGCTCCAGCACCTGCTGCACGAGGCCTTTGCCGAAGGTCTTCTGGCCGACCAGGGTCACGTCGCTGCGCGACTGGAGCGCCCCGGAGATGATCTCGGCGGCCGAGGCCGTGAGCGGGTCGACCAGGATCACCACCGGGAAGTGGTAGAGCACCTGCGGATGCGCGAAGAGACTGCCGCGCGGGTCGGTCGGCAAGTCGGGCCGCATGACCGTGCGCACGATCAGCTGTGAGTCGAGGAACAGGTCGGCGAGCTGCGCGGCCGCGATCATGCTGCCGCCCGTGTTCTCGCGCATGTCGATCACCAGGCCGTCGATCGGCCCGAGCTCGCCCACGCGGTCGCGGAACTCGGTCGCGGTCTCGCGACTCACCTGGTAGACCTGCGCGTAGCCGATGTGACCCGGGCCGGGGAGCTTCTTCGACTCGACGCTCGGGATCATGACTTCGCCGCGCGTGATCGTGACGGCGAGCTTCTGTTTCTTCTCGTCGCCGCGCTCCACGCCCAGCGCCACCACCGTGTCGGCCTGGCCGCGGATGCGGTCGACCGCCTCCTCGACCGAGAGCGGCCGGGTCGGATCGCCGTCGATCGACAGGATGGCGTCGCCGTCCCTAAGCCCGCCCTTGGCGGCGGGGCTGCCGGGGAACACGCGCACCGCGATCAGGTCGCCGTCGCGCCGGCCGAGCCGCGCGCCGATGCCCGAGAGCTTCCCTTCGAAGCGGATCTTGAAGTCCTCGCTGCCGCGGCCGGAGAAGATGGTGGTGAAGCGGTCGAGCGCGCCGAGCGCGCCGCGCAGGGCCACGTGCTCGAGGTCGTCGTCGGGCTCGATCGGCTCGTCGAGGTGCTCGGAGGTGAACTTCAGGCAGCGCGCCAGGATGTCCTTGTAGTCCTCGGCGTCGAACTTCGGGTCGAGCGGCACGCGCACGGAGGCGCCGTTGACCTCGAGCACACCCTCCTGGCCCTGCACGTCGAAGCGCACCCGGTCGAAGCGCTGCTCCAGCGCATCGAGCGCGCCGACCAGCATGCGCTGGTCGAGCCGCTCGGGCCACAGGTAGAGGCTCCCGGTCTTCTGGAAGGCGGCGTCGGTGATCTTGAGCGGCGCCTCGTCCGTGGGCAGGGTCGGCACGGTGGCGCAGCCGATCGCCAGGATCGCGGCATAGAAGAGGGGCAGTGAGCGGGCGCGGATCGGGAACAAGGAGTGCCGGTTCGACATCGGGCGCGGAGTCTAGCGGCTCCCGCCGGCCCGGTCGCCCACTCGGAATTCCCCGCTATCATGCGCGCGGGCGCGTAGCTCAGTCGGTAGAGCAAGGGACTCTTAATCCCTCGGTCGACGGTTCGATCCCGTCCGCGCTCAAGGCTTTGGACCGATCGGCGCGCGCAAGTCAGTGGCCTGCTTGCCCCCGTTTTTTCGCGCCCTTAGAGTCCGGGGGTGGCTCTGGGGGAGGTCACCGTCGTCCGCACCGCGTCGCTGAGCGACGTCGGTCGCGCGCGCCGTGACAACCAGGACGCGTTCGGCGAGTTCGAGAACGCCTCCGGCGAGCGGCTGTTGATCGTGGCCGACGGCATGGGCGGTCACGCGGGTGGCGCCACCGCGAGCCGGATCTGCATCGAGACACTCGGCGCGGCACTCAGCGGGTCGGGTGACCCGCGCCGGCGCCTGGAACGGGGTCTTTCGGCGGCGAACGCGCGCATCATCGAGGCGGCGGCGGGGCAGCCCGAGCTCGCGGGCATGGGCACGACGGCGGTCGCGCTGTGGTTCTCGCGCGACGGGCGCGCCTGGCTGGCGTGGGTGGGAGACAGTCGCGTCTACCGCGCGCGCGGCAGCGAGTTCGAGGCGCTCTCGGCCGATCACTCGGTGGTGGCGGAGTGGGTGCGCGCGGGGATCCTGCAGCCCGACGAGGCCGAGGGTCACCCGCGGCGCAACGAGCTCTTGCGCGCGCTGGGCGCGGCGAAGAAAGTCCAGCCGGACCTGCGCGAGCTCGAGGTGCGGCCGGGCGACCGCTTTCTCTTGTGCAGCGACGGTCTCTCGTCGGTGGTGCCCGAGCGGGAGATCGCGGCGGTCGTGGGGAACGAGGAGCCCGAGCTCGCGGCCAAGAAGCTGGTCGCCATGGCGAACGAGCGCGGCGGGCCGGACAACGTGACCGTGGTGATCGCGGTGGCGTCGGCGCTGCCGGCGCCGGCGTTCGCCGCGCCCGCGCGCGGCGGCTTCCTGCGCTCTCTCCTGCGCAGACTCACGCGACGTGGGTGAGTCCCGGCGCGCGGGGCTTGCGAGGATCGTCGCGGCGGCGCTCGGGCTCGCGCTCGCGGGCGCGGCGCTCGGCGGCGACGCCAGCTGGCGCGCCGACTCGGAGGGCGCGGAGCGACACTCCGCGGTGTACACCCGGAAATCGTTCTACGTCCAGATGCGCGACGGCGTGCGGATCGCGGTCGATCTGTATCTGCCCGAGGCGGTGGCCTCGGGCGCGCGCGTGCCGGCCATCCTGCGCATGACCCGCTACTGGCGCGCGCCGCGGCTGCGCTGGTTCGCGCGGCCGTTCGCCGACCGGCCGCAGCCGCTCGCCGAGCGCTTCATCGCCGCCGGCTACGCGTGGCTCGACGTCGACGTGCGCGGCTCGGGCGCGTCGGGCGGCGTGCAGCTCTCGCTCTGGTCCGACGACGAGGTCGCCGACGGCGGCGAGCTCGTGGACTGGATCGTGCGCCAGCCCTGGTCGAGCGGCGCGGTCGGCGCGCTCGGTGACTCGTACGACGGCACGGCCGCGGAGCTCTTGCTCGCCGCCGGCCGGCCGGCCGTGCGCGCGGTCGCGCCGCGTTTCTCGCTGTTCGACGGCTACAGCGACATCGCGTTCCCGGGCGGCGTGCGGCTGGAGTGGTTCACGCGTGAGTGGGGCCGCTTCAACGACGCGATCGACCGCGGGAACTTGTGGAGCGCGTTCCCCTGGTGGGTGCCGCTGTTCGTGTCCGGACCGCGGCCGGTCGACGGCCCCGAGGGCGCCGCGGGCGTCGAGGCCGCTCAGGTCGCGCACGCGCCGAACTTCGACATCGCGCGGGCCGCGAGCGAGATCGAGTTCCGCGACGACGTGCCGCCCGAGCTCGGCCTGCCGATCGCCGCCTGGAGCCCGCACGGCGCGCGCCGCGCCGCGATCGAGGCTTCGGGCGCCGCCATCTACAGTGTGAGTGGCTGGTCGGACGGCGCCTACGCGCACGCCGCGGTGAAGCGCTTCCGCAGCTTGCGCAACCCGGGCTCGCGGCTGTTGCTCGGGCCCTGGAATCACGGCGGCGACCAGCAGGTCGACCCGCTCGAGCCCACGCGCGCCAGTGACTTCGACCACGCGGGCGAGCTGTTGCGTTTCTTCGACTTCCACCTGCGCGGCGCGAAGAACGGCTGGGACACGGAGCCGCGGGTCCGCTGGTTCACCACCGGCGAGGGCCGCTGGAAGCACGGAGACAGCTGGCCGCCGCCGTCGTCGCCGACCGCGTTCTATCTGGCCGCGGGCGCCGCGCTGCTGCCCGGGCCGCCGAGTGAGCCGGAGGGGACTGACTCGTACGTGCCCGACCCCGCGTCGAGCAGTGGCACTTCGACCCGCTGGCACGCCCTGGCCGTGCCGACCTGGACCGAGTACGGCGACCGGTCCGGCGCCGACCGACACAGCGCGGTGTACGAGTCCGCGCCGCTCGAGCGCGACCTCGAGGTCACCGGCCACCCCATCCTGCACCTGTTTCTGCGCGCGGACGGCAGCGATGCCGCGGTCTTCGCCTACCTGGAAGACGTCACTCCGGACGGGTTCGTGGGCTACGTGAGCGAGGGCCAGTTCCGCGCGCTCCACCGCATGCTGCGGCCCGTGGACAAGGCGCCGTACGCGCAGACCACGCCGTTCCACAGCTTCCTGCGCGCCGACGCGCGCCCGCTCCTGCCCGGCGCCCTGGCCGAGCTGGACTTCGACCTGCAGCCGATCTCCCACCTGTTCCGCCGCGGCCACCGGCTGCGGCTCGCGCTGGCGGGCGCCGACCGCGACCAGTTCGCCCCGCCGCCCGGCGCGGCGGCCCACTGGCAGATCTCGCGCGGTGCGGCGGGCGCTTCGCGGCTCGAGCTGCCGGTCGTTCCGCGCGACTGAGCCGTGCAGGCCACCGCCTGCACTGCCAGCCGGCGCTGGCAGGGCGGACCCGCCCGCGGGGCGCGCAGCGCGCGCTTCGCCGGGCATGCGCTTTGCTCCCGGGCTCGGGCGATGCCGCGAATTACAATCCACCGCGGACCGACTCCGAACCCGCTCGAGCTTCTGTTCGGGGGGATCGGTCCGTGCGGAGTGAAGCGCATGGGTCGCGACTGGGACGACTGGGAGAAGTGGAAGGCCAAGCGCTACGGTCGTCACCACGACTGGAGCCGCCCCGGCCGCGCCGAGCGCCATGCCGACCGCGAAGCGCGCCTGGCCGAGCGCGAGGCCGAGCGGTCGCGCCGCCGCGAGCGGCGCCGCGGGCGCGAGCTGACTCCCGAAGAGGAGGCCTACCGCGAGGCGCGCCGTGCCGCGGACCGCAAGATCGCGTTCTTCCGCCATCTGGTTCCGTACGTCACCGTGGTGCTGTTCCTGACTCTGGTCGCCGGCCGCTTCGTGGGCGCGATCGTGGCGCTGAGCTGGGGCGTCGGTCTCTTCTCCCACTACTTCCAGGCGTTCGTCGCGCCGGGCCTGCGCCACAAGTGGGTGCGCGACGAGGTCGAGAAGCAAGTCGCGAAGACCGTGTCTCGCCAGCGCGTGGTGCTCGAGGACGAGAAGCTCCGCTCACTCGAGGAGCTGTCCGCTTCGATCGCGCACGAGATCCGCAACCCGATCACCGCCGCCAAGAGCCTGGTGCAGCAGCTCGGCGAGGACCCGTCGTCCACGGAGAACGTCGAGTACGCGAACATCGCGCTGCAGGAGCTCGACCGGGTGGAGAAGTCGATCTCGCACCTCCTGCGCTACGCGCGCGAGGAGGAGATGCACCCGCGGCAGATGAAGCTCAGCGACGCGGTCGAGGGCGCGCTCGAGACCATGCGCGAGCGCATCCAGTCGAGCGGCGTGAAGATCCGCCGTGACTTCGACGTGCCCGGTGAGTTGGTCGGCGATGCCGAGCAGCTGCGTCGCGTGTTCATCAACGTGATCGGCAACGCGCTCGACGCGTTCGCCGAGGCGCACACGCGCGACCCGTCACTCGCCATCGCGCTGGGCGAGAACCTGGGCGGCAGCGAGATCTGGGCGCGCGTGAAGGACAACGGCCCCGGCATGGACCCGGACACGCAGTCACGCATCTTCAAGCCGTTCTTCACCTCGAAGGCGAACGGCACGGGTCTCGGGCTGGCGATCACGCGCAAGCTGGTCGACGCCCACGGCGGCTCGATCGAAGTCACTTCGGCGCCCGGCCAGGGCACCGAGTTCACGCTGCACTTCCCCAAGCAGGCCCAGAGCCCGGAGGCGCGGACATGAGCGCGCGGATCCTGATCGTCGAGGACGAGAAAGCCATCCAGCTCGCGCTGCGCGGCTTGTTGCGGCGCGACGGCTACGACGTCGACCTGGCCGACACCGGCGAGGACGCCGTGCGCAAGCTCGGTGAGGCGACCTACGACCTCGTGATCACCGACCTGGCGCTCGGCCGCGGTATCTCGGGCATGGACGTGCTGCGCGCGAGCCGCGAGGCGCGCGCCGAGACCGCGGTCGTGATGATCACCGCGCACGGCAGCGAGAAAGTCGCGGTCGAAGCCATGAAGCAGGGCGCCGAGGACTATCTCCCCAAGCCCTTCGACAACGAGGAGCTGCGCGTCGTGGTGAGACACGCGCTCGAGCGCACGCAGCTGCAGCGCGAGAACCGCATGCTGCTCGAGCGGGTCGAGCGCGAGTACAGCTTCGAGAACCTGGTCGGCCAGGGCCGCGCCATGCGCCAGATCTTCGAGACCATCCAGAAGGTCGCCGAGACCGATCTGTCGCTGCTGATCCGCGGCGAGAGCGGCACGGGCAAGGAGCTGGTCGCGCAGGCGCTGCACCAGCGCAGCGCGCGCCGCGCCCGGCCGTTCGTGGCGGTGAACTGTGCGGCGATCTCGAGTGAGCTGGTGGAGAGCGAGCTGTTCGGCCACGAGAAAGGCGCGTTCACGGGCGCGGATGCGCGCCGCGTGGGCAAGTTCGAGGCCGCGAACGGCGGCACGATCTTCCTGGACGAGATCGGCGACATGGCGCCCGAGACCCAGGCCAAGGTGCTGCGCGTGCTGCAGGAGCGCAGCTTCGAGCCGGTGGGCGGCAACCGCCCAGTCACGGTCGACGTGCGGGTGGTCGCCGCGACTCACCGCGACCTCGAGGCCGAGGTCCGCGCCGGCCGCTTCCGCGAAGACCTGTATTACCGCCTGAAGGTCGTGGAGGTCACCGTGCCGCCGCTGCGCGAGCGGCTCGAGGACGTGCCGCTGCTCGTGCAGCGCTTCCTCGACCAGGTCGCGGAGCGCCTGCACCGCCCGCGCAAGCCGATCTCGGCCGAGGCGCTGGCGCGGCTGGCGACTCACTCGTGGCGCGGCAACGTGCGCGAGCTGCGCAACGCGATCGAGCGCGCGGCGGTGCTGGCCTCGGGCGACGAGATCCAGGCCAGCGACTTCGCGCTCGATGGCGAGCCCGCCGCGCCGAGCTCCGAGCCGCTGGTCATGGCCGGCGTGCCGTTCCGCGACGCGAAGCGCCACACCGTGGAGAGCTTCGAGCGCGCCTATCTCATCAAGGCCCTGCGCGACCACGGCGGCAACGTGTCTCGCACCGCCGAGGCGATCGGCATGGTGCGCCAGAGCCTGCAGCAGAAGATTCGCGAGCTGGATCTGCGTGCCGAGGATTGGCACGACGATTCCTAGGAGGAGACCATGACCACGTACCACTCACAGCAGCGCGGCTTCCTGGCCCGGTTCCGCGATCTCATGAATGGCATCTTCGCGGTCTGGATGCGCGAGCGCGAGGCGCAGAGCCCCGACGCGGTCTACGAGCGCGCGATCAGCGAGCGCGTGCGCCAGTACGCCGACCTGAAGCGCGCCGTCGCCGGCATCCTCTACATGCGCAACAAGATCGAGGGCGAGATCCGCGACCGCCGCGCCGAGCTCGCGCGCCTG of Myxococcota bacterium contains these proteins:
- a CDS encoding DNA polymerase domain-containing protein, with protein sequence TLLGRGKRIAHAGRARVEEILRLYREDLPAFVAYNREDAVLVLDILERESLLELAIERSLLCGMQLDRVGASIASFDLLYLPELRRRGRVAPSVNRSEPVTGSPVSGGAVMDSHPGVFRNVAVFDFKSLYPSLMRTFNLDPLAHAVASEGDSLAAPNGARFSRREAILPEVLARFAVRREEAKRRGDRHADLAIKIMMNAMIGVLGAPSGRFFDPEVANAVTGFGRLMLERTRRAFEAAGARVLYGDTDSVFVQVDESLAVEGAYRAAEALRARVQAELSESIRREWSVEPRLELELEHVFERFFQPALRGGTQGSKKRYAGLVKGSVHVVGLEAVRRDWPEVGRRLQRGMLERLFRDEPVAPFVRETVADLLAGRLDHELVIRKGLRKGAVERYTAATPPHVEAARKAGPGVGRVVHYVQTRGGPEPVEPEGALPRDVDRAHYVDKVVRPIAQAILAQLGQDFDEVTDQPRQLALL
- a CDS encoding S41 family peptidase, whose amino-acid sequence is MSNRHSLFPIRARSLPLFYAAILAIGCATVPTLPTDEAPLKITDAAFQKTGSLYLWPERLDQRMLVGALDALEQRFDRVRFDVQGQEGVLEVNGASVRVPLDPKFDAEDYKDILARCLKFTSEHLDEPIEPDDDLEHVALRGALGALDRFTTIFSGRGSEDFKIRFEGKLSGIGARLGRRDGDLIAVRVFPGSPAAKGGLRDGDAILSIDGDPTRPLSVEEAVDRIRGQADTVVALGVERGDEKKQKLAVTITRGEVMIPSVESKKLPGPGHIGYAQVYQVSRETATEFRDRVGELGPIDGLVIDMRENTGGSMIAAAQLADLFLDSQLIVRTVMRPDLPTDPRGSLFAHPQVLYHFPVVILVDPLTASAAEIISGALQSRSDVTLVGQKTFGKGLVQQVLELPDENLLKLTVAEYLLSGDRAINEKGIPPDVPLFPVAKASLAPLADVPAGAIPYLRGTGEEDSFPVDAGAVLLRKPRPEALAEVRKLAYQGIAADLAKFQVPWVAHRAEGDQPLPKPLEIKSSASSFRAGETGKLKLTVTNPNNFDIPDLWIALSGNAEYLDNQLAAMGTLKAGESRSGEFELTPPDGISVAHHPVDVLAASGDRPLGKQRIVLEVASRPVDLEIEVQRTSPDEARVRLTNKSAHRASSLTVAVPGATRSLEKLEPGATQDFDLPLPAQPKTISIAQIGPWAQRRVDVPIPAQSARYTLPEVVLDERPTDVALRAHAAGGLRDGWIALDGQKKALAGFEGKSEAELDVPIAAGEHDLVAKVETSDGVSIFDLRRLTRD
- a CDS encoding Stp1/IreP family PP2C-type Ser/Thr phosphatase, yielding MALGEVTVVRTASLSDVGRARRDNQDAFGEFENASGERLLIVADGMGGHAGGATASRICIETLGAALSGSGDPRRRLERGLSAANARIIEAAAGQPELAGMGTTAVALWFSRDGRAWLAWVGDSRVYRARGSEFEALSADHSVVAEWVRAGILQPDEAEGHPRRNELLRALGAAKKVQPDLRELEVRPGDRFLLCSDGLSSVVPEREIAAVVGNEEPELAAKKLVAMANERGGPDNVTVVIAVASALPAPAFAAPARGGFLRSLLRRLTRRG
- a CDS encoding CocE/NonD family hydrolase gives rise to the protein MGESRRAGLARIVAAALGLALAGAALGGDASWRADSEGAERHSAVYTRKSFYVQMRDGVRIAVDLYLPEAVASGARVPAILRMTRYWRAPRLRWFARPFADRPQPLAERFIAAGYAWLDVDVRGSGASGGVQLSLWSDDEVADGGELVDWIVRQPWSSGAVGALGDSYDGTAAELLLAAGRPAVRAVAPRFSLFDGYSDIAFPGGVRLEWFTREWGRFNDAIDRGNLWSAFPWWVPLFVSGPRPVDGPEGAAGVEAAQVAHAPNFDIARAASEIEFRDDVPPELGLPIAAWSPHGARRAAIEASGAAIYSVSGWSDGAYAHAAVKRFRSLRNPGSRLLLGPWNHGGDQQVDPLEPTRASDFDHAGELLRFFDFHLRGAKNGWDTEPRVRWFTTGEGRWKHGDSWPPPSSPTAFYLAAGAALLPGPPSEPEGTDSYVPDPASSSGTSTRWHALAVPTWTEYGDRSGADRHSAVYESAPLERDLEVTGHPILHLFLRADGSDAAVFAYLEDVTPDGFVGYVSEGQFRALHRMLRPVDKAPYAQTTPFHSFLRADARPLLPGALAELDFDLQPISHLFRRGHRLRLALAGADRDQFAPPPGAAAHWQISRGAAGASRLELPVVPRD
- a CDS encoding ATP-binding protein, whose protein sequence is MGRDWDDWEKWKAKRYGRHHDWSRPGRAERHADREARLAEREAERSRRRERRRGRELTPEEEAYREARRAADRKIAFFRHLVPYVTVVLFLTLVAGRFVGAIVALSWGVGLFSHYFQAFVAPGLRHKWVRDEVEKQVAKTVSRQRVVLEDEKLRSLEELSASIAHEIRNPITAAKSLVQQLGEDPSSTENVEYANIALQELDRVEKSISHLLRYAREEEMHPRQMKLSDAVEGALETMRERIQSSGVKIRRDFDVPGELVGDAEQLRRVFINVIGNALDAFAEAHTRDPSLAIALGENLGGSEIWARVKDNGPGMDPDTQSRIFKPFFTSKANGTGLGLAITRKLVDAHGGSIEVTSAPGQGTEFTLHFPKQAQSPEART
- a CDS encoding sigma-54 dependent transcriptional regulator, which translates into the protein MSARILIVEDEKAIQLALRGLLRRDGYDVDLADTGEDAVRKLGEATYDLVITDLALGRGISGMDVLRASREARAETAVVMITAHGSEKVAVEAMKQGAEDYLPKPFDNEELRVVVRHALERTQLQRENRMLLERVEREYSFENLVGQGRAMRQIFETIQKVAETDLSLLIRGESGTGKELVAQALHQRSARRARPFVAVNCAAISSELVESELFGHEKGAFTGADARRVGKFEAANGGTIFLDEIGDMAPETQAKVLRVLQERSFEPVGGNRPVTVDVRVVAATHRDLEAEVRAGRFREDLYYRLKVVEVTVPPLRERLEDVPLLVQRFLDQVAERLHRPRKPISAEALARLATHSWRGNVRELRNAIERAAVLASGDEIQASDFALDGEPAAPSSEPLVMAGVPFRDAKRHTVESFERAYLIKALRDHGGNVSRTAEAIGMVRQSLQQKIRELDLRAEDWHDDS